From the genome of Leishmania infantum JPCM5 genome chromosome 34, one region includes:
- a CDS encoding ATPase-like protein, with product MRASHTRDVMEAKKVEETRALACHARDLLRYQLVAAAHRPLCIDEQRELRIALQQLLPCLSIIRSYEQEYTYLSTYELAINAVGQVLGSLAAAETTVNAEDRQLVKAKHDAEHHRKEDNPKASATLSTPAAPLEAAAAFVPASCARQAAATASSVTWKNTYGCDDAILALRQATTLPLQHPSLFTGPRQPWRRLLLYGPPGTGKTRLAAATAAEYGAMLLSVSAADLLSKWVGESEKQVRQAFMQAAASAPRCVLFFDEVDALCSARGGHGESELARRLKTELLLHLQMDLPAVTVLAATNLPWELDAAFLRRFDRFIHVSLPSDAVKRRLLGSELRGVAHTITDDALDRIVAQTDRFSVVDVRRLLSHAVMAPVTEWLRLTQATVDDRSSDSRESAEAGSDGIDVLCTAASTAPAPLLHRPSPPRTHTELKHRSVYCLADTEVLGAGVRSVTSGTESTPSPCSSPRPSSPVGPERCPSKHSSSLPHCRHMHCRLPGNHANDVPFVEYRHFESALQVITATTSAEEIARYATWRCRSAGV from the coding sequence atgcgtgcgtcGCATACTCGAGACGTCatggaggcgaagaaggtCGAGGAAACGCGTGCTCTGGCGTGTCATGCACGTGATCTACTGCGGTATCAGCTCGTTGCTGCAGCTCACCGCCCACTGTGTATTGATGAGCAGAGAGAGCTGCGCAttgcactgcagcagctcctaCCCTGCCTCTCCATTATTCGGTCTTACGAGCAGGAGTATACCTACCTCTCCACGTACGAGCTTGCAATCAACGCTGTCGGGCAAGTTCTCGGGAGCCTTgcagcggcggagacgaCGGTGAACGCAGAGGATAGGCAGCTCGTGAAAGCAAAGCATGACGCGGAGCACCACAGGAAGGAGGATAACCCCAAAGCGTCCGCAACACTGTcaacgccggcggcgccattggaggcggcagcggcgtttgTCCCAGCATCCTGCGCAAGACAggctgcagcgactgctTCCTCAGTGACGTGGAAGAACACGTACGGATGCGATGACGCCATTCTCGCCTTGCGCCAAGccacgacgctgccgctgcagcacccgTCCTTGTTTACTGGCCCGCGCCAACCATGGCGCCGCCTGTTGCTCTATGGGCCGCCCGGCACCGGCAAAACTCGTCTggccgctgcgacggcagccgagTACGGTGCCATGCTTCTCAGCGTGTCTGCCGCGGACTTGCTGAGCAAGTGGGtcggagagagcgagaagcaGGTGCGCCAGGCATTCATGCAagccgccgcttccgccccgCGGTGCGTCCTCTTCTTCGACGAAGTCGATGCCCTCTGCAGTGCGCGCGGCGGTCACGGGGAGAGCGAACTGGCGCGCCGACTAAAGACGGAGCTCCTGCTCCACCTGCAGATGGACCTGCCAGCGGTGACGGTACTGGCAGCCACGAACTTGCCATGGGAGCTGGACGCGGCCTTTCTTCGTCGATTTGACCGCTTTATTCACGTCAGTCTCCCCTCCGATGCGGTGAAGCGCCGGCTCTTGGGGTCCGAATTGCGCGGCGTGGCTCACACCATCACCGACGACGCGCTGGACCGCATTGTGGCACAGACGGATCGCTTCTCGGTGGTCGATGTGCGGCGGTTACTGTCGCACGCGGTGATGGCGCCGGTGACGGAATGGCTGCGGCTGACTCAAGCCACGGTCGACGACCgtagcagcgacagcagagAAAGCGCTGAGGCGGGAAGTGATGGAATTGATGTactctgcaccgccgcctccactgcaccggctcccctcctccatcgtcCCTCacccccacgcacgcacacagagtTGAAACACCGATCAGTGTACTGTCTTGCAGACACGGAAGtcctcggtgccggcgtGCGAAGCGTGACCTCAGGAACAGAGAGCACACCGTCTCCTTGCAGCTCACCGCGGCCATCTTCTCCGGTGGGTCCCGAGCGCTGCCCATCAAAGCATTCTTCCTCACTCCCGCACTGTAGGCACATGCACTGTCGGCTCCCGGGCAACCACGCCAACGACGTGCCTTTTGTGGAGTATCGCCACTTTGAAAGTGCACTGCAAGTAATTACGGCTACCACTTCCGCCGAGGAAATCGCGCGCTACGCcacgtggcgctgccgcagtgccgGCGTGTAG
- a CDS encoding aldose 1-epimerase-like protein translates to MVAFTPDSRGRNCVTIHSEDGSSVTVYEQGAHVSSWKTKDGKEHLYLSPTAIFADRTALRGGVPLIFPQFGAYGPLQPSHGFARIRSWNIEDAQSGRASFSLRVPLCELLPEDSSLTDSPQSAVNLLYTICFSNTELKLRMKVTNTSEEQSAPFQFAFHTYFAVSDVSKTVVSGVNRSPFVDNCKARGNPNTQPSPPEQLWIISGEHDRVYPDQACAIVLQDLGTKTTLQISSPNLSDVCLWNPGESKCAAMKDMPPDGYKHFVCVEHGKMLKKVVVPPCSSWTGTQEIAIIAESPRESNI, encoded by the coding sequence ATGGTTGCCTTCACTCCCGACTCCCGCGGGCGCAACTGCGTCACTATCCACAGCGAAGATGGCTCCAGCGTTACCGTCTATGAGCAAGGCGCGCACGTCAGTAGCTGGAAGACCAAGGATGGAAAAGAGCATCTGTACCTCAGCCCCACTGCCATCTTCGCTGACCGCACCGCCCTGCGTGGTGGCGTGCCGCTGATCTTCCCGCAGTTCGGGGCTTACGgcccgctgcagccgtcgcaCGGCTTCGCGCGCATTCGTTCGTGGAACATCGAGGATGCCCAGAGCGGCAGGGCGAGCTTTTCGTTGCGCGTGCCCCTGtgcgagctgctgccggaGGATTCTTCTCTCACCGATTCCCCGCAGAGCGCCGTCAACCTGCTGTACACGATTTGCTTCAGCAACACCGAGCTGAAGCTGCGTATGAAGGTCACGAACACAAGCGAGGAACAGTCAGCACCGTTTCAGTTTGCCTTCCACACGTATTTCGCAGTGTCCGACGTTTCGAAGACGGTAGTCAGCGGCGTCAACCGCTCTCCTTTCGTCGACAACTGCAAGGCGCGCGGCAACCCGAACACACAGCCGAGCCCGCCGGAGCAACTGTGGATTATTAGTGGCGAGCACGACCGCGTTTACCCCGACCAAGCGTGCGCCATCGTCCTCCAGGACCTGGGCACGAAGACCACGCTTCAAATCTCCAGTCCTAACCTAAGCGACGTGTGCCTCTGGAACCCTGGTGAGTCCAAGTGCGCTGCGATGAAGGACATGCCACCGGATGGCTACAAGcactttgtgtgtgtggagcaCGGCAAAATGCTGAaaaaggtggtggtgccgccgtgctcgAGCTGGACCGGCACGCAGGAGATCGCAATCATAGCTGAAAGTCCTCGTGAGTCGAACATATAG